From the genome of Ectobacillus sp. JY-23, one region includes:
- a CDS encoding lactonase family protein, whose amino-acid sequence MSNFTGYIGTYTKGDSKGIYSFTLDTEAQQIRDVQLAAELDNPTYVTVSKDNRYLYAVVKEGDKGGAAAYRIEGGRLEALGTQVTEGASPCHVSVDSEKRTVVTANYHKGTIESYQVNEDGSLRSVLSVMEHSGSGPNEERQEKPHAHYAGFTPDETYVIGVDLGTDEVITYEVKDSKLTRVHTLKVKAGSGPRHIAFHPNGKLAYVMTELSSEVIVLSYQEGVFQEMQYISTIPGDFTENNQGSAIHVSSDGRFVYAGNRGHNSIAVFQTQETGELAFVAHTHTEGDWPRDFMFDPTEQFLVASNQESGSLTLFARDAEAGTLTLLQKDVAVPYPVCVKFLHG is encoded by the coding sequence ATGAGCAACTTTACAGGCTATATCGGCACCTATACAAAAGGTGACAGCAAGGGTATTTATTCCTTCACGCTTGACACAGAAGCGCAGCAAATTCGTGACGTACAATTAGCGGCGGAGCTTGATAATCCTACATACGTAACAGTGAGTAAGGACAACCGTTACTTGTATGCGGTTGTAAAAGAGGGAGACAAGGGCGGAGCTGCCGCATACCGTATCGAGGGCGGACGTCTAGAGGCTTTAGGCACGCAGGTAACAGAAGGCGCATCACCCTGTCATGTGAGTGTGGACAGCGAAAAGCGCACAGTCGTGACGGCGAATTATCATAAAGGAACGATTGAGTCTTATCAGGTGAATGAAGACGGTAGCTTGCGTTCCGTTTTATCGGTGATGGAGCATAGCGGTTCTGGTCCAAATGAGGAAAGACAAGAAAAGCCGCATGCGCACTATGCAGGATTTACACCTGATGAAACGTATGTAATCGGGGTAGATTTAGGAACAGATGAAGTCATTACATATGAGGTAAAGGATAGCAAGCTTACAAGGGTACATACGTTAAAGGTCAAGGCGGGAAGCGGACCGCGTCATATCGCATTCCATCCAAATGGCAAGCTTGCGTATGTGATGACGGAGCTGAGCTCTGAAGTCATCGTATTGTCCTATCAAGAGGGCGTATTCCAAGAAATGCAGTACATTTCCACGATTCCAGGCGATTTTACAGAAAACAACCAGGGCAGCGCCATTCATGTGTCAAGTGACGGACGTTTTGTGTACGCAGGCAACCGCGGCCATAACAGCATCGCCGTGTTTCAAACACAAGAAACAGGTGAGCTTGCGTTTGTGGCGCACACGCATACGGAAGGTGACTGGCCGCGTGATTTTATGTTCGATCCGACAGAACAGTTTCTGGTCGCTTCCAACCAAGAATCCGGCAGCTTAACGTTGTTCGCAAGAGATGCGGAAGCAGGAACACTTACGCTGCTGCAAAAAGATGTAGCTGTACCATATCCAGTTTGTGTGAAGTTTTTGCATGGATGA
- a CDS encoding ROK family protein, whose translation METFVVFDIGGTAIKHALMTKEGNILEEGSVPTPGQGNGETIPLLASIIEAYKEKSPVSGIAMSVPGAIEVKSGYVYFMGAVTDLQHINIKHVLEERTGLPVEADNDVNCVALAEKWKGNAQDCENFVCVTVGTGIGGGIFINGDLYRGKHSMAGEFGLMTLHAEGELAQLVQTHSFSQSASTRSLIDNVANKYPDADGKRVFELAAQGDEAALAAIDKFYTFLAIGLHNIVYSLAPEKILLGGAISAREDFASRIRMNMKEIRPETAELTEIDVCQFRNQAGKIGALYHFLKMRQLL comes from the coding sequence ATGGAAACATTTGTGGTATTCGATATTGGCGGCACGGCAATTAAGCATGCTTTGATGACAAAGGAAGGAAACATCTTGGAGGAAGGTAGCGTACCTACGCCAGGACAGGGAAACGGCGAGACGATACCGCTTCTTGCTTCTATCATCGAGGCATATAAGGAGAAATCGCCGGTATCCGGCATCGCCATGAGCGTACCCGGCGCAATCGAGGTGAAAAGCGGCTATGTCTATTTTATGGGCGCAGTTACGGATTTACAGCATATCAACATCAAACATGTTTTAGAAGAACGAACTGGCTTGCCGGTCGAAGCCGATAATGACGTGAACTGCGTCGCGCTTGCGGAAAAATGGAAGGGCAACGCCCAAGATTGTGAAAACTTCGTTTGCGTCACGGTTGGAACGGGTATTGGCGGCGGTATCTTCATCAATGGCGACTTATATCGGGGCAAGCACTCCATGGCCGGTGAATTTGGCTTGATGACGCTGCACGCGGAAGGAGAGCTTGCGCAGCTGGTGCAAACTCACTCCTTCAGTCAAAGTGCATCTACACGTTCCTTGATTGACAATGTTGCAAATAAATACCCGGACGCGGACGGTAAGCGCGTATTTGAGCTGGCGGCGCAGGGGGACGAGGCGGCGCTTGCAGCAATTGACAAGTTCTATACGTTTTTGGCCATTGGTTTGCATAATATCGTGTACAGCCTGGCACCTGAAAAGATTTTGCTGGGCGGGGCAATCAGCGCCAGAGAGGATTTTGCTTCACGCATTCGGATGAATATGAAGGAGATACGACCAGAAACCGCCGAGCTGACAGAGATTGATGTTTGCCAGTTTCGGAACCAAGCCGGCAAAATTGGGGCACTGTATCATTTTCTAAAGATGCGGCAGCTTTTGTGA
- a CDS encoding AGE family epimerase/isomerase, producing MKEMFDEVAYELEHHILPFWMKLKDEKNGGFYGRVNHELRVDHFADKGGVATARYLWAFSAAYRVTKRDVYLSCARHAYLLLTERLYDQEAGGLYWMLDYKGNVKDATKHVYVQAFGMYALSEYARATGQQEALERAKALFRLVEERAYQAERNAYAEQFTRDWQALPNDKLGGTCSAPITTNTILHVLEAYTNLYRVWPSAELRDKLLLLLRVFHERIYDADSKRMHAFFDENWNSLVDVHSYGHDIEASWLIDDALKELGLRESECGVMVQHIASCIADCAVLADGSLANERVGKDLDTTRVWWVQAEALVGFFNAYERTRDKRFLQLVERLWTYVKVYMSDTRKNGEWHWAVDEQGIAMKLDVSNDWKVLYHNSRCCLELLERLRIGEGAEGNEI from the coding sequence ATGAAAGAGATGTTCGATGAAGTCGCGTACGAGCTGGAGCACCATATTCTGCCCTTTTGGATGAAACTGAAGGATGAAAAAAACGGTGGGTTTTACGGACGCGTCAATCACGAGCTGCGCGTTGACCATTTTGCTGATAAAGGCGGCGTGGCGACCGCAAGATATCTTTGGGCGTTTTCGGCGGCATATCGCGTCACGAAGCGGGATGTGTACCTTTCCTGCGCCCGTCATGCGTATTTGTTGTTGACAGAGCGGCTGTATGACCAGGAAGCGGGCGGCTTGTATTGGATGCTTGATTATAAAGGAAATGTAAAGGATGCGACAAAGCATGTGTATGTACAAGCTTTCGGCATGTATGCACTCAGTGAATACGCGAGGGCGACAGGACAGCAGGAGGCGCTTGAACGGGCCAAGGCATTGTTTCGGCTCGTGGAGGAGCGGGCGTACCAAGCGGAAAGGAACGCATATGCGGAACAGTTCACAAGAGATTGGCAGGCGCTTCCTAATGATAAGCTTGGGGGCACTTGTTCAGCTCCCATCACCACGAACACGATTCTGCATGTGCTGGAGGCCTATACGAACCTGTACCGAGTGTGGCCGTCTGCAGAACTGCGCGATAAATTGCTGCTTCTGCTTCGCGTGTTTCATGAACGGATTTATGATGCAGATTCAAAACGAATGCACGCTTTTTTTGATGAGAATTGGAATAGTCTTGTGGATGTACATTCGTACGGTCATGATATTGAGGCGAGCTGGCTGATTGATGATGCTTTGAAGGAGCTTGGGCTAAGGGAGAGCGAGTGCGGTGTAATGGTGCAGCATATCGCTTCTTGTATTGCAGATTGCGCGGTGTTGGCTGACGGCTCCTTGGCGAACGAACGTGTAGGGAAGGATTTGGATACGACGCGTGTTTGGTGGGTACAGGCAGAAGCGCTGGTCGGCTTTTTCAACGCGTACGAACGCACGAGGGATAAGCGTTTTTTACAGCTGGTAGAAAGGCTTTGGACGTATGTGAAGGTGTATATGAGCGATACACGCAAGAATGGGGAATGGCACTGGGCTGTTGATGAACAAGGCATCGCCATGAAGCTCGATGTTTCGAATGATTGGAAGGTGCTGTACCATAATTCAAGATGCTGTCTAGAGCTGCTGGAACGGCTGCGGATCGGGGAAGGAGCGGAGGGTAATGAAATTTGA
- a CDS encoding ATP-binding protein, giving the protein MTVMLVLNQDVINNFFYILLSIFLAFFLIEKKYVPLHRAKPVLLIAAAVSIVLCMLSPIDVIANCVHDMRQIPFMLGILYGGWPIGGILLAVLIGFRTMIYGYTMISTVVYITMFVLTLFFVKPFARMKSKQRVRLATLLYIILATVAAMQAQLLNNFQITWSYVINFILFPAAGMFMIASIVETLRNHLSFSNKMVRLEKMEVVSQLAASISHEVRNPLTVVKGFLQLFKMDGLTEEEKKRYIDTALIELDRAEGIISDYLTFAKPTSANITTIDVKQEMQRILDMLRPFAYENSVLIHEHLEECSVKGNVQNVQQVLLNIVKNAIESMPNGGVLRIQTKKTRNKVIIHIQDTGCGLTSEQRARLGEPYFSTKEKGTGLGLMVSYRIIEAMKGTIEVESQLGTGTTFTIALPVPLCNKAHNVSPKTNKETVSSL; this is encoded by the coding sequence GTGACTGTAATGCTTGTACTCAATCAAGATGTAATTAACAACTTTTTTTATATTTTATTAAGTATTTTTCTCGCTTTCTTCTTAATAGAGAAAAAATATGTGCCTTTGCACCGAGCAAAGCCTGTGTTACTGATAGCTGCAGCTGTTTCCATTGTGCTATGTATGCTCTCTCCTATCGATGTAATTGCAAACTGTGTACATGATATGAGGCAAATTCCATTTATGCTTGGTATTTTATACGGCGGCTGGCCCATCGGTGGCATCTTATTAGCGGTCTTAATCGGATTTCGCACAATGATTTACGGCTACACCATGATTTCGACTGTCGTCTACATCACCATGTTTGTCTTAACACTTTTCTTTGTCAAACCGTTCGCACGCATGAAAAGTAAACAAAGGGTGCGATTGGCGACACTGCTGTACATCATTCTCGCTACTGTTGCAGCCATGCAAGCGCAGCTTTTAAACAATTTCCAAATCACGTGGAGCTATGTAATCAATTTTATTTTGTTTCCTGCGGCAGGAATGTTTATGATTGCCTCTATTGTAGAAACACTGCGAAATCATTTGAGCTTCAGCAATAAGATGGTACGTCTTGAAAAAATGGAAGTTGTCAGCCAGCTAGCAGCCAGCATTTCACACGAAGTGCGAAATCCGTTAACAGTTGTGAAGGGGTTTTTGCAGCTGTTTAAAATGGACGGTTTAACGGAAGAAGAAAAAAAACGCTATATTGATACAGCTCTGATTGAACTGGACCGTGCGGAAGGAATTATTAGCGATTACTTAACGTTTGCCAAACCAACTTCAGCAAATATAACTACCATTGATGTAAAACAAGAAATGCAACGAATACTTGATATGCTTCGTCCATTCGCTTATGAAAACAGCGTCCTGATACACGAACATCTCGAAGAATGCAGCGTGAAAGGAAATGTACAAAACGTTCAGCAGGTACTATTGAACATTGTGAAAAATGCCATTGAGTCGATGCCAAATGGCGGTGTATTGCGAATTCAAACCAAAAAAACACGCAATAAAGTAATCATTCATATTCAAGACACGGGATGCGGCTTAACAAGTGAACAGCGCGCCCGTTTAGGAGAGCCTTACTTTTCCACAAAGGAAAAGGGAACGGGTCTTGGCTTAATGGTTTCTTATCGCATTATTGAAGCCATGAAAGGAACCATAGAAGTGGAAAGTCAATTGGGAACGGGTACTACGTTTACAATTGCGCTGCCAGTACCACTTTGCAATAAAGCACACAATGTCTCGCCCAAAACAAACAAGGAAACCGTCAGCTCACTATAA
- a CDS encoding alpha/beta fold hydrolase, protein MKFDMKLADLWAYKGTNSKPADFDAFWEKGLRDVEERGKDYELVPAAFPSQVADCYHLYFTGVGGARVHCQLVKPKRKQGKGPGLLFFHGYHCDSGDWVGKLAYAAEGFTILAMDCRGQGGLSEDNLQVKGPTLKGHIIRGIDDPDPERFYYRNVFLDTVQAARILCAMEEVDAERIGVYGASQGGALAIACAALEPRIKRAAAVYPFLSDYKRVWELDIRNSAYEEIHYYFRFFDPTHEREAAFFNRLGYIDIQHLADRIQADVLWATALEDAICPPSTQFAAYNKIQSSKEMVIFPEYGHEHLPTFADRVYAFFGSLVK, encoded by the coding sequence ATGAAATTTGATATGAAGCTTGCGGACTTATGGGCGTATAAAGGAACAAATTCAAAGCCGGCGGATTTTGACGCATTTTGGGAGAAGGGCTTGCGCGATGTGGAGGAAAGAGGGAAAGATTATGAGCTTGTGCCGGCAGCATTTCCATCTCAAGTCGCGGATTGCTATCATCTGTATTTCACAGGTGTTGGCGGTGCGCGTGTGCATTGTCAGCTAGTGAAGCCGAAGCGGAAACAGGGAAAAGGACCGGGACTCTTATTCTTTCATGGCTATCATTGCGACAGCGGAGATTGGGTCGGAAAGCTGGCGTACGCGGCGGAGGGGTTTACTATTTTGGCGATGGATTGCCGAGGACAGGGGGGATTGTCCGAGGACAATCTGCAGGTGAAGGGTCCCACGCTGAAGGGACATATCATCCGCGGCATCGACGATCCGGATCCCGAGCGCTTTTATTATCGCAATGTATTTTTGGATACGGTGCAGGCGGCGCGGATTTTATGTGCGATGGAAGAGGTGGACGCGGAGCGGATCGGTGTGTACGGTGCATCCCAAGGCGGCGCGCTCGCCATCGCGTGTGCGGCGCTGGAGCCGAGAATTAAACGAGCGGCGGCTGTATATCCGTTTTTATCGGATTATAAACGAGTGTGGGAGTTGGATATCCGTAATTCCGCCTATGAAGAAATACATTATTATTTCAGGTTTTTCGATCCAACACATGAGCGGGAGGCTGCGTTTTTTAATAGGCTTGGCTATATTGACATCCAGCACTTAGCAGACAGAATTCAAGCGGACGTGCTGTGGGCAACGGCGCTAGAGGATGCGATTTGTCCGCCTTCCACGCAGTTTGCGGCTTATAATAAAATACAATCCTCCAAGGAGATGGTCATTTTCCCTGAATACGGTCATGAGCATTTGCCTACGTTTGCGGACCGCGTATACGCTTTTTTCGGAAGCTTGGTGAAATGA
- a CDS encoding MATE family efflux transporter, translating to MLAFVIPVTIQSLITSSLNMVDSVMVGQLGESSIAAVGIANKYTTILIIMLQGFGSGAAIFTAQYWGKKDMTGIKHILLLTFGIMSLFSLLFMGTTLVFSHEWIALFSNDPAVIKQGASFIQILSYSYFFTAATILFSGVLASVGQVKVPMYGSVFALLLNTVLNYLLIGGNLGLPALGVEGAAIATVVSRFVQCTVLFWLVWHQQLFSIKRSMFKASWRGPLKRDFFRIATPSILNHITWTLGDVTYFWIYASMGTDETAAVSLVDPLIFIFIALFSGISQAAATIIGNSIGAGEERSAQAYARRFLSITTKMAILSSVGIVILSSVFIDIYRVSPAVATYAKDVLFVYAIIFVAKMLNMVNNIGILRAGGDTRFVFYVDTIGVWALGLPLAAVGAYLQLPIYAVYGLANVHECARAIFGVKRTLSGKWIRNVMVDTNARGGAWHERDVR from the coding sequence ATGCTGGCGTTTGTTATTCCTGTCACAATTCAGTCCCTGATCACCTCCAGTCTGAACATGGTGGATTCGGTGATGGTGGGACAGCTGGGAGAAAGCAGCATCGCGGCTGTGGGTATTGCCAATAAATATACCACAATTCTAATTATCATGTTACAGGGCTTTGGAAGCGGAGCTGCGATCTTTACAGCGCAATATTGGGGGAAAAAGGACATGACGGGTATTAAGCATATCCTGCTGCTCACCTTCGGAATCATGTCGCTTTTTTCTCTTCTTTTTATGGGAACGACACTTGTATTCTCTCATGAATGGATCGCACTGTTTTCAAATGATCCTGCAGTAATCAAGCAAGGAGCCAGCTTTATACAGATTTTGTCGTACAGCTATTTTTTTACGGCGGCCACCATTCTATTTTCAGGTGTCCTCGCCTCGGTCGGGCAGGTCAAAGTCCCGATGTACGGGAGCGTGTTCGCCTTGTTGCTAAATACAGTGCTGAACTATTTGCTCATTGGCGGAAACCTAGGTCTACCGGCGCTTGGCGTGGAAGGAGCGGCTATTGCAACCGTTGTTTCTAGATTTGTGCAGTGTACTGTGCTGTTTTGGCTCGTATGGCATCAGCAATTGTTTTCCATAAAACGATCTATGTTCAAGGCTTCTTGGAGAGGACCGCTCAAAAGGGATTTCTTTCGGATTGCCACGCCCTCCATTTTGAATCATATTACCTGGACATTAGGAGATGTGACGTATTTTTGGATATATGCGAGTATGGGGACAGACGAGACGGCGGCCGTTTCACTAGTAGATCCTTTGATTTTCATTTTCATTGCGCTTTTTTCAGGCATCAGCCAGGCCGCGGCAACTATCATTGGCAACAGCATCGGCGCAGGAGAGGAACGAAGTGCACAAGCGTATGCCAGACGCTTCTTGTCCATCACAACCAAAATGGCAATCTTGTCTTCTGTTGGGATTGTGATTTTGTCATCTGTTTTCATCGATATATATAGGGTATCACCTGCCGTGGCCACATACGCAAAAGATGTTTTGTTCGTGTATGCCATCATCTTCGTGGCCAAAATGCTCAACATGGTGAACAATATCGGCATTTTGAGAGCAGGAGGAGACACGAGGTTTGTGTTTTACGTGGATACAATTGGCGTGTGGGCCTTGGGATTGCCGCTGGCCGCTGTCGGCGCGTATTTGCAGCTTCCGATTTATGCAGTTTACGGACTTGCAAACGTTCATGAATGTGCCCGGGCAATTTTCGGCGTAAAACGGACGCTGTCGGGGAAATGGATTCGCAATGTGATGGTAGATACAAATGCGAGGGGAGGTGCTTGGCATGAAAGAGATGTTCGATGA